Proteins encoded by one window of Dreissena polymorpha isolate Duluth1 chromosome 11, UMN_Dpol_1.0, whole genome shotgun sequence:
- the LOC127849988 gene encoding neurotrypsin-like, which translates to MLELDFHVRINPDYEKSMHNFHGYVEVNVGGVWGSVCNRGWTNKDAFVACKQMGYAGGYAYRPPKNSSNLILMDNVRCHGDEDSLLNCPYDKWAVTTGCDFYTKRAGVLCYNDTNNYARVLPSTLGPDGVQRRKEIRG; encoded by the exons atgttaGAATTAG ACTTTCATGTGCGTATCAACCCGGACTACGAGAAGTCCATGCACAATTTCCACGGTTATGTGGAGGTGAACGTAGGCGGAGTGTGGGGCTCCGTGTGCAACCGAGGCTGGACCAACAAGGACGCCTTTGTGGCCTGCAAGCAGATGGGCTATGCAG GTGGATACGCCTACAGACCTCCGAAGAACAGTTCAAACTTGATTCTGATGGATAATGTGCGTTGTCATGGTGATGAGGACTCGCTGCTGAATTGCCCCTACGACAAGTGGGCGGTGACCACCGGCTGTGATTTCTATACCAAGCGTGCCGGGGTGTTATGCTACAATGACACAA ATAACTATGCCCGTGTTCTTCCAAGCACTCTCGGCCCGGATGGAGTTCAGAGGAGGAAAGAAATCAGGGGCTAA